Proteins co-encoded in one Erinaceus europaeus chromosome X, mEriEur2.1, whole genome shotgun sequence genomic window:
- the LOC103113662 gene encoding ferritin heavy chain-like: MAAQPPPPPPPLPPPRAPHSESAINMQINLECYASCVYLSMSYYFNRDDVAMRDFAQFFLRLSREQRSHAEKLIQLKNQHGVHINCPDIQVCEDWESAPKAINFALSLEKHVNQNLSNLHQLATNMNDALLCDFLESHYLHDQVKSTQQLGDSLINQRNLRAPEDDLAEYFFHNLNLDD, encoded by the coding sequence ATGGCAGCCCAGCCGccaccgccgccaccaccactgccaccaccacgaGCGCCCCACAGCGAGTCTGCCATTAACATGCAGATCAACTTAGAGTGTTACGCCTCCTGTGTCTATCTGTCCATGAGTTACTATTTCAATCGCGATGATGTGGCCATGAGAGACTTTGCCCAGTTCTTCCTGCGCCTGTCCAGAGAGCAGAGATCACATGCTGAGAAGTTGATTCAGTTGAAGAACCAGCACGGAGTGCACATCAACTGCCCTGACATCCAAGTGTGTGAAGACTGGGAGAGTGCACCAAAAGCCATAAATTTCGCTCTTAGCCTAGAGAAGCATGTTAACCAGAACCTATCCAATCTGCATCAACTGGCCACCAACATGAATGATGCCTTACTGTGTGACTTCCTGGAAAGCCACTATCTGCATGATCAAGTCAAGTCCACCCAACAGTTGGGTGACTCTCTCATTAACCAGAGAAATTTGAGGGCCCCAGAAGACGACCTGGCAGAATACTTCTTTCACAATCTTAACCTGGATGACTAA